Genomic segment of Nostoc commune NIES-4072:
TGTGGCAGGAATTCCACCCAACAATCCTGGTGTATCTAAGTCGCCTCCGGGTGCAACTAGGTCTAATCTCTTACCGTAGTTACTGTAGGGCGCACGATTACCAACAATATTAGTTGCCCCAACTGCAACTACTCCTGTGTAAGCAGCAGGAAAAGATACTTGGTTGAGATTTTCGTTGCCAGCAGCAGCCACAATTACTAGTTTAGGATGTGCTTTGAGAACCTGTGCGATCGCCTCTTCTTCTCCCGGAGTTGGTAAACTACCACCCAGGCTAAGATTAATGATATCAGCACCGCGCGAGGCTGCATAGCCAATGGCTTCAATGTATGCAGAAGGACTATAACTACCATTCAACCCAAATACCCGCACTGGTAAAATTTGAGCATTGGGAGCTACACCCACAAGTCCTTCACCATTTTGCGGTTTAGCAGCAATAGTTCCACTCACATAAGTGCCGTGAAATTCCCCACCTATTTTATAAGTACGAAAAACATAACGTAAAACACTAGCGATTTGCTCTAGAGAGTAATCTGGATTTTTTTCCTTCACCTCCAGCGCTTCTTGGGGGTATTGCTGAACTAATTTGGCATCAGATAATTGGAAGGTATCTTGAAATTTTGCACCGAGAATAGCCAACTCTACGGGGCTGACACGAGTATCAGCATCGCCGTTTTCGCAGGGGTTGCTGCTATTACCGCCAGCAGAAAAATCCCAACCGTGGACTTCCCCTGGACATTTATCAGCAGCTTTTACTGTATACAAACTATCTGCCAAATCAGGATGATTCCATTGAATTAAACTATCTATGACTGCCACAACGACACCGCGTCCGCCGTTGCTACGTTTCCAGGCATCTGTAACCCGCATATCTGTGCGAGACATAGCCGATTTTGTCGCTACAGTTGGTTTTTGCAGACAAGTTTGCAGTGATTCCCAGCTAGATACCTCCTCTTGCAGACATTGTTTGAGCGGTAAGCTATCCAAATGCCACGCCAATCCCAGGAAGTTGGTTTTCGGGGAAATAGCTCTGGTAGATTCAGGGGCAGTATTCTGTTTAGTCAGGTTGTAAAATTGCTGAGAATTTTTTAGATTAGCGACTTGTTTAGCAGCTGTTTTGAGATTTTGGTCAGTAATAGATTGAATAAAGTTGGGTGCAGCAGAAGTAACTCCCTTGACCTGGTTTAGCTGGTTGGCAGCATTGAGAATTTTTGTGCCAGTAGCGACAGTGGATTTGACTATATAGCGATCGCTATTAAAGCGCAATGGACGAATGATCGCTAAATTATTTTGCTGTAAAATTGTTTGTCTCTGAGCCTCAGTCAGTTTGGCATCAAAGCTGATGATAATTTCGTTAGGGATAATAATAATTTCTCGGCGTTGACTGCGACTTAGCACGGGTAGGGTAGTTTGTACATAAGCTTGCTGTTGAATGTTCTGCTGCACAATATCTCTGGTTCCCATTGGCAGACTGACCACAGCATAATTCTCGCCCAAAGGACTGACCCTTGGCGGAGTAATGGCGCGAATACTACCCTGGAGGTCTTTTTGAAGTTGGAGGTACAGGGGAGTAGCCGCAAGATCACGAGTTGCCACTTTTTTAAAGGCAACTGCGATCGTATCTTGCCGTTGGTTTAGGGGAATGCGTTGTCCTTTATAAAGGTAAAATAAATCACCATCCTCTTGGGTTTGAGCAACTGCGCTAACTTGTGGTGGAAGGGAGAACATACCCAAGCCAGACCAAACAAAACCAGTTAATAAAATGCCAGATGTAATGCGTTTCATCATGTTATTTTCTTTGATTAAAAGATTATTTTGTAGTCAGGTTTGTAGTAAGGGCTGAAGCCCTTAAGAAAGCACGCTTTGTGCTTACCACGAACCCTAGTACTCGCCGATTAAGGTAAATGCAGCCCAATATTTTGGTTCGGGATATTTTTGCATTGTTGTCAGCATGGCTTTTCTTAATGCCGTAGCTTTGTCAAGCTTTTGTTGCAGATTTTTATAAAACTCCGTCATCAGAAAAGATGTGGAATTATCATCAACTGCCCACAAGGAGACAATGACACTGGGGACACCTGCGCTAATTAAAGAGCGAGATAAGCCGATGACACCATCACCAGTAATGCGTCCGCGTCCGGTGTCGCAAGCGCTGAGGACAACTAAATCTGCATTGAGCTTGAGATTCAGGATTTCTTCGGCGGTGAGTAAACCGTTATCATTACCGGAGGGTGCAAGAGCGATCGCACTTCCCAATCCTCGGTTATCATCAAGTAATCCATGCGTTGCTAGATGAATGATTCGCGCAGAAGGCATTTTTTTGACTATTGCTGCTTTGGTGGCTTGCTTACCTGTAATTGCATCAGTTTTTAGCAGTGAAGCAATGTCTTGAGCTTCCTTTTTTGCCCACGGTAAATCTTTTAATTGTTCAGGGGATTGTCCAGGTTCCAACACCACTTTCGGCATGATAGGATTACCAACAATCAAGGCATTCTCTAGAGAAGTTGTAGTTTCTGCGCCTCGTTGTCTACGGGTTAAATCTAAAACCTGAATTGATGGCGCGGTGAGGATGGTGTGTTTTTCAATTAGGTATTTGCCTTGTTCATCTTGCAGCGCTGGGAAGGGAACGAGGAATAGGGAACTTTGGGGAATGAAGATAACACGGTTATTCTCATTGCTGGATAAAAGGTCTGCAATGGGCTTGATTAACAATTCATGCAGCCGCTTTAATTGGTTAAGATTTTCACTGGCTATAATACCACCCCTGACACCGATAGATTGGCGGCTGGTAGTAACGAGTTTTGCTAAAGTTGTATTTTCTTTTTGCAAGAGGGATTCGAGGTCAGATTCGCGGAAAGTAACTTCACCTGTCGGCTTAATTACCCAAATGTAGAGTTTTGATTTGTCGTCACCAATAACTGAGTATTGAACTAAGGTTGCGTTTTGCTGTTTGGCGATTTTCTGTAACAACGGTAATGTCGGTTTATCAACAACAGGTTCGCTTGTGGTAACACCTTTACCATTGGTAGACAAGCGTCTAGCTAATAAATCCACAAATGCCCTAGCGCGTCCCCACTCAGAAACTTCCAAAGCTTCGTTATTTTTTTCCTGCCCGATTAGCACTTGTTGCAGTCCTTGGTAAATTTTTGCTTCCTGCTCAAAAATTGACACCTTATAGGCATCATTATTACCTAATTTTTTCCGTAGAGATTCATGAACATCAATCGCATCCCGTAAGCTTTTCTCTGCTTCTGGGAGTTTACCAAATAGAGCAAGGGTCAAGCCTAAATTGTACAGGTTTATTGCTTCTCCTCTGGTATATTTAACTTCTCGCGCAATTAGTAGACTTTGCTGATAATATTCAACAGCTTTACTATAGTTTTTAAGCCGACTATAAGCACTGGCTAAATATCCTAATGTTTGACTTTCACCGAGGCGATCGCGAAATTCTCGCTGAATTGCCAAATCCTTTTCAAAATAGTCAATCGCTTTAGCAGCCTCGCCTTTCGAGGCGTAAACTAGTCCTATATTTCCCAGTACTTGCCCCTCTCCTTGCCGTTGTTTTTGGGAGCGAGCAATGGACAAGAATTGCTGATAGTAATCAATTGCTTTATCGTATTCAGATTTTTGATAGTAAATGTTACCAAGAGTCATGAGTGCCTGAGCTTCATCACTAACGCTTTTACCTCTTCGTGTGACCGTTAAATGATTCTGAATAAATTGACCACTAAATGTAGCTGTTCGTGCGCTAGCTAAATGTTGCTGACTGTATTTAATTGCTTGTTCATAATCAGCTATTAAATAGTAAGCTCGACTCAGATAGTCGAGAAATTTCATTTCTGCCGAACTGTCTAGAATTTCTCCAGCGAGTGCTAAACCTTGCCGAGAAACATCAATTGCAGCAGCATAATCTTCCTGACTGAGGTAAACCTCGCTCAGGGCTTTTAAAATAGACACTGCTGTTGATTGGTCTTTATTAGCCTTTGCGATCGCTAAACCCTGCTGATAAAATTCTATTGCTCGTGGTATGTTATTGAGTTCCTTATAATAATCACCAAGCTTTACTAAAGATAGTGCCTCACTATTTGCAGTTTGAGCCGATACTGACGGGGATTGAAATACTAGTAGAAAATTGGCGGGTATAAATGAAATAATTAAGGTAAGAGTGGTAAATACGGTTAAGCTAATTCGGCGATAATGTATAGTTTTCATATTGTTACCTACAAAATCAGAAGTTTCAAAACGCTACTAAAAGGTTATGCAAATCTCACAGTTGAAAAGTAAATTGAGGTTTGTAGTAAGCATAAAGCGTGCTTAAAAAGTGCTTACTACGTACCACAAAAATATGCCATTAGGACACGCCAATCAGAGTAAAAGCCGCCCAATCTCTAGGATTTGGATACTTTTTCATCGTTGCTAACATCGCTTGACGCAGGGCAGAAGCTTTATGCGGGTTTTTACTTAGATTTTCATAAAACTTAGTCATTAGCAACACAGTTTCTCTGTCCGCCGGACTCCACAAAGAACCAACGACACTAGGCACACCTGCGCTAAAGAAAGAGCGAGATAACCCAATAACTCCATCTCCAGTAATTTTGCCTAAAGCTGTATCACAACTACTTAAAACAACTAACTCTGCATTCAGCTTCAAATTCATAACTTCTTCAGATTTCAACCAACCATCATCTTGACTCGACGGTGCAAAAGCTAGTTTACCAGGGATACTCATTCCCTCAAACTCAAGAATACCTTGTGTTGCAAAGTGAATAATTCTAGCTTGGGACATTCGCTGTTTAACTGTAGTTTCGGTTGCTACATCACCTGTAAGTGCTTGGGTATTGAAAAGACGAGCAATTTCGTTTGCTTCCTCTTCTGCACCCGTTAGCGGACTTAGTTTCTGCGGCTTTTCTCCAGGCTTCGGCGCTATGCTGGGCATGGTGGGATTACCGACTATAAGCACCTCCTTAGCTACACCTTGAATTTGCTGCTGTCGTTGATAAAGTAAATCCAGCACCTGAATCGAGGGAGCGGTGGAAATGGTATGTTTTTGAATTAAGTATTTACCCTTTGCATCTGGTAACGCCGCGAAGGGAACAAGAAACAGCGAATTTTGAGGAATGAAAATAATTTTATCATCCGGTTTAGTTGGTAAAACGTCTGCAATGGGTTGAATTAATAGTTGATGTAATTTTTGCAATTTTTCTGTTAAGCGATTATCTCCTCTAGATTTTCCCTTATGTATAACTAAGCCTTTAACATTTCCCCGGCTGACACCAATCGACTGACGACTACTGGTTATTAAATTAGTTAAAGATGTTTTTTGTTTCTGCCACAGAGGTTTCAGATCAACGCTACGAAAAATGATTTCACCTGTAGGTTTGACTGCCCAAATATACAGTTCTAATTCTTGAGTTTGGCGTTTACCTCCAAGGTTCAACTCATCAGTTATAATTGAATATTCAACAAGTGTAGCGTTTTGTTGTTTGGCAACTTGTTTAATTTTGATAATTGATGGAGAAACAGATAAATCATCTGTTGGCGATAAGCGCTTTACCAATAAATCCACCAATGCACGGGTACGACCTCTTTCAGAAACTTCTAGCGCTGCTTCGTTTGGATTTTGAGCAATAAGGGTTTTTTGCAGTTGCTGGTAGGATGGCGCTTGGGTATTTACAGTTTGCGCTAATACCTTATTTGCCCTTAATAAATTTAAAGGCATTGAGATAGTAGCCACAATAATGATAAAAGCCGGAGCCAGTTTAGGGATTAAGTGTAAAAAGGTCATTTTTTGATTTCGTGATGATTTGGCTGTTCTCTAAAGGTTCACCAAACCCGATTTTTCAAACAAATCGGGTTTGGGGTAGCGTTTAACTCTCCTGTATCTTCTCAATTGCGTCGGTTACTTTTTGGGCAAATTCCTGATTACCTTCTTGTTTAAAGAGTCTGAATGCTTTCTGTAAATCTGCGATCGCACCTTGTTTGTCTTTTAAAGCAAAGTTTGTAAAACCTCGGAAATAATAAGCATAAGCAATATCGTGATTAATTTCTAAAGCTTTGTCAAAATCTATCTTTGCTGCTTGATAGTCTTCCAAACTAAAATTGCCTAATCCTCTA
This window contains:
- a CDS encoding CHAT domain-containing protein, which gives rise to MKTIHYRRISLTVFTTLTLIISFIPANFLLVFQSPSVSAQTANSEALSLVKLGDYYKELNNIPRAIEFYQQGLAIAKANKDQSTAVSILKALSEVYLSQEDYAAAIDVSRQGLALAGEILDSSAEMKFLDYLSRAYYLIADYEQAIKYSQQHLASARTATFSGQFIQNHLTVTRRGKSVSDEAQALMTLGNIYYQKSEYDKAIDYYQQFLSIARSQKQRQGEGQVLGNIGLVYASKGEAAKAIDYFEKDLAIQREFRDRLGESQTLGYLASAYSRLKNYSKAVEYYQQSLLIAREVKYTRGEAINLYNLGLTLALFGKLPEAEKSLRDAIDVHESLRKKLGNNDAYKVSIFEQEAKIYQGLQQVLIGQEKNNEALEVSEWGRARAFVDLLARRLSTNGKGVTTSEPVVDKPTLPLLQKIAKQQNATLVQYSVIGDDKSKLYIWVIKPTGEVTFRESDLESLLQKENTTLAKLVTTSRQSIGVRGGIIASENLNQLKRLHELLIKPIADLLSSNENNRVIFIPQSSLFLVPFPALQDEQGKYLIEKHTILTAPSIQVLDLTRRQRGAETTTSLENALIVGNPIMPKVVLEPGQSPEQLKDLPWAKKEAQDIASLLKTDAITGKQATKAAIVKKMPSARIIHLATHGLLDDNRGLGSAIALAPSGNDNGLLTAEEILNLKLNADLVVLSACDTGRGRITGDGVIGLSRSLISAGVPSVIVSLWAVDDNSTSFLMTEFYKNLQQKLDKATALRKAMLTTMQKYPEPKYWAAFTLIGEY
- a CDS encoding S8 family serine peptidase — translated: MMKRITSGILLTGFVWSGLGMFSLPPQVSAVAQTQEDGDLFYLYKGQRIPLNQRQDTIAVAFKKVATRDLAATPLYLQLQKDLQGSIRAITPPRVSPLGENYAVVSLPMGTRDIVQQNIQQQAYVQTTLPVLSRSQRREIIIIPNEIIISFDAKLTEAQRQTILQQNNLAIIRPLRFNSDRYIVKSTVATGTKILNAANQLNQVKGVTSAAPNFIQSITDQNLKTAAKQVANLKNSQQFYNLTKQNTAPESTRAISPKTNFLGLAWHLDSLPLKQCLQEEVSSWESLQTCLQKPTVATKSAMSRTDMRVTDAWKRSNGGRGVVVAVIDSLIQWNHPDLADSLYTVKAADKCPGEVHGWDFSAGGNSSNPCENGDADTRVSPVELAILGAKFQDTFQLSDAKLVQQYPQEALEVKEKNPDYSLEQIASVLRYVFRTYKIGGEFHGTYVSGTIAAKPQNGEGLVGVAPNAQILPVRVFGLNGSYSPSAYIEAIGYAASRGADIINLSLGGSLPTPGEEEAIAQVLKAHPKLVIVAAAGNENLNQVSFPAAYTGVVAVGATNIVGNRAPYSNYGKRLDLVAPGGDLDTPGLLGGIPATGGTWLNAFWQGIPNPESRWSSVVDLKGKYWWVQGTSFSSPAVAGVLALMKGENRELSRKRLVSILKSTASYQGLSISEEDTKLYGSLRSKGAVSSSVKGQQYFFGKGLVNADAAVQAVKKAR
- a CDS encoding CHAT domain-containing protein, whose amino-acid sequence is MTFLHLIPKLAPAFIIIVATISMPLNLLRANKVLAQTVNTQAPSYQQLQKTLIAQNPNEAALEVSERGRTRALVDLLVKRLSPTDDLSVSPSIIKIKQVAKQQNATLVEYSIITDELNLGGKRQTQELELYIWAVKPTGEIIFRSVDLKPLWQKQKTSLTNLITSSRQSIGVSRGNVKGLVIHKGKSRGDNRLTEKLQKLHQLLIQPIADVLPTKPDDKIIFIPQNSLFLVPFAALPDAKGKYLIQKHTISTAPSIQVLDLLYQRQQQIQGVAKEVLIVGNPTMPSIAPKPGEKPQKLSPLTGAEEEANEIARLFNTQALTGDVATETTVKQRMSQARIIHFATQGILEFEGMSIPGKLAFAPSSQDDGWLKSEEVMNLKLNAELVVLSSCDTALGKITGDGVIGLSRSFFSAGVPSVVGSLWSPADRETVLLMTKFYENLSKNPHKASALRQAMLATMKKYPNPRDWAAFTLIGVS